The DNA segment TGCACCCGCGCCCTGGCCTGGGGCCCTGAGCCTCCACTCTGATCCTTTTTCTCTGACCAGAGGCCAAACGGGCGGGGCAGGAGTGACAggagctggggaggggtgggggcctATGCCAGGAGGGGGCTTTGCGGGAGGAGGGACTAACAACCCGTCTGTGCCTCCTCAGCCAATTTCTGGGTACCATGGCCCCAAATTTCACCATCCTCATCAAGAACAGCATCCACTACCCCAAATTCCACTTCTCCAAGTAAGAGCGGGGTGTGGCGACGGCCCAGCATGGGGGCTACCTCCTGGGAATGGCGTATTTGGGGTGCAGGCcttgcctcctccctcctcctcagggGCAACATTGCGGACCGCACAGACGGGTACCTGAAGCGCTGCACGTTCCACGAGGCCTCCGACCTCTACTGCCCCATCTTCAAGCTGGGCTTTATTGTGGAAAAGGCTGGGGAGAGCTTCGCGGAGCTCGCATACAAGGCAGGGCAAGCGCAGGCGGGTGGGGCCAGGGTGGGCTCCCACCTGCACAGGGAGGGCCTGGGGTACAGGGGaccagtccctcctccctcctgaccaGCTGGCCCAGCTCTGGCAGAGGAAAGAAATGTGATCAGCACAACCTGTCCTGTGTGGCGCTTGCTGAATTATTGACACTGGCCACAGGGCTGGCTGCTGACACCCCTTGTGCCTCAGACACTGGACACCCACCGGTACCCCTGAGCCACCCCTGGGCCCCTCAGTGCACACCTCACACGCAGCCTGGGACTGACCCCGGCTCTTGAGGGGCCTCTTGTGTGCCCTCCTGAcccccttccctggctccttCTTGGCAGGGTGGTGTCATCGGGGTCATTATCAACTGGGACTGTGACCTGGACCTGCCCGCGTCGGAATGTAACCCCAAGTACTCCTTCCGGAGGCTTGACCCCAAGCATGTGCCTGCCTCGTCAGGCTACAACTTCAGGTACTGTACTTGGGACACTGCTGTCCACCCTGGCATAGCCACAGTGGGGTCCCGAGAGGCCCAGTGCCCATGGGGCAGCTCTGGAGCACAGAGGACAAGTGGGCACTGGCTTCCAGGCCTTCCCATTCCAGGTTTGCCAAGTACTACAAGATCAATGGTACCACCACCCGCACGCTCATCAAGGCCTACGGGATCCGCATTGACGTCATCGTGCATGGACAGGTGACTGCACCTGCTGGGGCCGTGGCCAGCCCTGCTAGCCTGTGTCATCTCAGCTCCTCAGGCCCCACCCCTCCCTCCAGCTCCATCAGGCATCAGACATCTGACCACAACCCTCGTTCTCCCCAGGCCGGGAAATTCAGCCTGATTCCCACCATTATTAATCTGGCCACAGCTCTAACTTCCGTCGGGGTGGTAAGAAACTCTCTCTGGGGTCTCAGCGGGTATGGGGTGTCCACCGGGCCCTCACACACCGGTCTCTGCTGGCCCCAGGGCTCCTTCCTGTGCGACTGGATCTTGCTAACATTCATGAACAAAAACAAGGTCTACAGCCATAAGAAATTTGACAAGGTGTGTACGCCGAGCCACCCCTCAGGTAGCTGGCCTGTGACCCTTGCCCATGTTTTGGGCCAGGCCCCACCCCAACCCAGCCACTGCTCCGAGGACCAGCACCCCAGCCCTCCATCAGGCCAGGAGGGCCAACAAGGGGCAGAGTGTGGCCCAGCCTTCCCACCCCTGAGGCCTTGCCCCATCTCTGCCCCATCTGAGCAGATCACTCCTGCCTCCGAGCCTGCCCCACAAGCCTCCATACCCACAGACCCCAAAGGTTTGGCCCAACTCTGAGCTCCTTCCCGTCACACTGGACTGCAGACCCGGCCTGTTGGGGCCAGAGACAGTCCCTGGCTAGGGACCCTGCACAGCAGACATGGGCACCTCAGTAGCAGGGCATCTCCACGAAAACTGGGCACCGTAGGGTCCCTGTGCAAGGGCTGGGGGCACGCTCTGGCCCCAGGCTTGTGCCCCACCCTGGCATACCAGCCCGACACCTCCTCCCCAGCTGGCCCCTACAGGGCTGCTCACTTCCCATCACCTCACAGCCACCTGGAACCCAAGCCAGCTAAGCTCTGAGGGGCTCTGCTCCTGGTCTTGGGCCCTGGGaacctcaccccaccccaccccaccggTGTAACCTCGAATCTGCCCAGACTCTTCCCTTACAAGTCACAACATACTCAGTCCAATAAACCTGTGAGCAGAACCTTCTGGCCTCATTCCTTGCGGAGAAGCATCGTGAGCCTATGAATATGGGAGGCCAGGCCCTGCTGGCCTGGAGCTGGGCTGCAGTGACCTTTATATGAGTCATCTCCCCTCTAAGCAGCCTGGGAGTGTACAGAGCACGTCTGCCCGCCCCATGACCCTCGGTCCCCACAGCCAGCCGGGCCACGGTCAGGTCTGCCCAGGCTGGGAGCGCACTGGGACCCAGGCTACTTCCTCAGTGCACTTACTTCTGACAGGGCCACCCCAGACTCCAAACCAAAGCTGGCTCATCTCAAAATGTGGGAGGACAGCATGACTCaggaagagagaaatgggagggaggcagggacagCTGCACACAAGGAAAACGAAAGCTCAGACTACAGCAGCGCTCAGGCCAGTGTTCATTCCTACTCCATGGGTGGGGGCAGGAATGCCAATGGGAAGTCAGGCCAGGCCGGGGTGGACGGACACCAGCCTGGGAGCAGCACTAACTGGATCAGGGCTTGTGGGTAATCTGGTTACTGCATCCTTAGATGCTGCAGTGGCTAGACTGGTGCCCACCAGGTGGGGGGAGGAGCCCAGAACTGAGCATCATGAAGTCGCCTGTGCCAGTGGTGGATGGCATCCTGCCTCTGAAGGGAAATCCAGTCTCAGGAGAGCAACACTACTCCCAAAGGTCAAAGGGCAGAGAAGGGCGGGGAAGACGGCCCTGGTTGGACCTCAAAGCCTGAGTTTGGAGTCCTCACCCCAGCGCTGTGTTCAGGTGGTGAGAATACGTCTTCTCACGGGCCCCATTTCCCTTGACTGTGGCCTCCCAGCCTGGGGCACCGGCCTTAGGTCACCCCACAGCCTGCACATGCTGTGTGGCTCACAAATATCCAGCTCATTTTTGGAGAAACTGGCTCTTCTGGTTGAGCCGCTGCTTGGGAACCAGGGCCAGAGCTTCCCATTTCTGACCCCTCCACCACTGCTCAAATGCCGCCAGCCCCAGCTGCCTCAGAGTAAACCCAGGCTGGCCGGCACCCGTGGCTGCACCGGGCGACCCCTGGTCTTGCTAGGTGGTCTTCCTGAGGG comes from the Macaca mulatta isolate MMU2019108-1 chromosome 11, T2T-MMU8v2.0, whole genome shotgun sequence genome and includes:
- the P2RX2 gene encoding P2X purinoceptor 2 isoform X2, which codes for MAAAQPKPPAGATARRLARGCWSALWDYETPKVIVVRNRRLGVLYRAVQLLILLYFVWYVFIVQKSYQESETGPESSIITKVKGITTSEHKVWDVEEYVKPPEGGSVFSIITRVEATHSQTQGTCPESIKVHNATCLSDADCVTGELDMLGNGLRTGRCVPYYQGPSKTCEVFGWCPVEDGASVSQFLGTMAPNFTILIKNSIHYPKFHFSKGNIADRTDGYLKRCTFHEASDLYCPIFKLGFIVEKAGESFAELAYKGGVIGVIINWDCDLDLPASECNPKYSFRRLDPKHVPASSGYNFRFAKYYKINGTTTRTLIKAYGIRIDVIVHGQAGKFSLIPTIINLATALTSVGVGSFLCDWILLTFMNKNKVYSHKKFDKVCTPSHPSGSWPVTLAHVLGQAPPQPSHCSEDQHPSPPSGQEGQQGAECGPAFPPLRPCPISAPSEQITPASEPAPQASIPTDPKGLAQL
- the P2RX2 gene encoding P2X purinoceptor 2 isoform X3, which codes for MAAAQPKPPAGATARRLARGCWSALWDYETPKVIVVRNRRLGVLYRAVQLLILLYFVWYVFIVQKSYQESETGPESSIITKVKGITTSEHKVWDVEEYVKPPEGGSVFSIITRVEATHSQTQGTCPESIKVHNATCLSDADCVTGELDMLGNGLRTGRCVPYYQGPSKTCEVFGWCPVEDGASVSQFLGTMAPNFTILIKNSIHYPKFHFSKGNIADRTDGYLKRCTFHEASDLYCPIFKLGFIVEKAGESFAELAYKGGVIGVIINWDCDLDLPASECNPKYSFRRLDPKHVPASSGYNFRFAKYYKINGTTTRTLIKAYGIRIDVIVHGQAGKFSLIPTIINLATALTSVGVGSFLCDWILLTFMNKNKVYSHKKFDKITPASEPAPQASIPTDPKGLAQL
- the P2RX2 gene encoding P2X purinoceptor 2 isoform X4, whose protein sequence is MAAAQPKPPAGATARRLARGCWSALWDYETPKVIVVRIHRAEKLPGERDGPGELHHHQGQGDHHVRAQSVGRGGVCEAPGGLRTGRCVPYYQGPSKTCEVFGWCPVEDGASVSQFLGTMAPNFTILIKNSIHYPKFHFSKGNIADRTDGYLKRCTFHEASDLYCPIFKLGFIVEKAGESFAELAYKGGVIGVIINWDCDLDLPASECNPKYSFRRLDPKHVPASSGYNFRFAKYYKINGTTTRTLIKAYGIRIDVIVHGQAGKFSLIPTIINLATALTSVGVGSFLCDWILLTFMNKNKVYSHKKFDKVCTPSHPSGSWPVTLAHVLGQAPPQPSHCSEDQHPSPPSGQEGQQGAECGPAFPPLRPCPISAPSEQITPASEPAPQASIPTDPKGLAQL
- the P2RX2 gene encoding P2X purinoceptor 2 isoform X1, coding for MAAAQPKPPAGATARRLARGCWSALWDYETPKVIVVRNRRLGVLYRAVQLLILLYFVWYVFIVQKSYQESETGPESSIITKVKGITTSEHKVWDVEEYVKPPEGGSVFSIITRVEATHSQTQGTCPESIKVHNATCLSDADCVTGELDMLGNGLRTGRCVPYYQGPSKTCEVFGWCPVEDGASVSQFLGTMAPNFTILIKNSIHYPKFHFSKGNIADRTDGYLKRCTFHEASDLYCPIFKLGFIVEKAGESFAELAYKGGVIGVIINWDCDLDLPASECNPKYSFRRLDPKHVPASSGYNFRFAKYYKINGTTTRTLIKAYGIRIDVIVHGQAGKFSLIPTIINLATALTSVGVVRNSLWGLSGYGVSTGPSHTGLCWPQGSFLCDWILLTFMNKNKVYSHKKFDKVCTPSHPSGSWPVTLAHVLGQAPPQPSHCSEDQHPSPPSGQEGQQGAECGPAFPPLRPCPISAPSEQITPASEPAPQASIPTDPKGLAQL